The Brassica napus cultivar Da-Ae chromosome C1, Da-Ae, whole genome shotgun sequence DNA segment tctgcgagcaagagacaagaaataagattagcataggttttgaaacctttctctcggtactgttgttgtaacagcacattgcttgcatggaaagtggaaaaggttttctcaagcatatcctgttccgtaatactttcaccacacaatttcattttagaaacaatcttaaacagtgcagagttatattcgtccacagacttatagtattggatcctcagattcgtccaatcaaaccgagcttttggtaagatcactgttctctggtgatcatatctcgatttcaattcattccaaagatctagtggattctcaatggttaggtattgatccttgagactctcagctagatgatgacgaatgatcaagatggctctgtaacgatccttttcattggcattattgttctcgttgatacactcaccgagtcccttggatttcaggatgatcttagcatcgagcGCCCACTGAAGGTAATTGTCTCCAGATAGATTTAGGGCAACGAAATCAAGGTtattgattttcgacatctgaagttatagattaatatttttagatcttttaggaatagtttttaatgtttaaacgattagggttttatgttcaaacaatcaaacaagccttcacagccaagatctatgcctcacggccaatgagcaagccgcacggccatggatgcaaactagttcgtttttatgcatttagtttgtcgtgtaattgcaatcctaacatggtttgtttctatcagttcatgatgCAATCAAAACAAGCAAACCTATCGCCCAAGCAAAGATCAAGCCAACGgctatttgattcaattcaacaccattcctagaataagttctaagtgtaattgcaatcaatcaattgtgattaagttatggtatgaatgcaacaaggccacacggccacacggccacgagtatgatcaagtctagaacagtttaacctaatatgtagtttcagatttcgattttaaaataatctaaactaggtcattagggttttagtttaaacaagccaaacaatcagattcgagtttgaacaatcctaacaatagttctaggtgatcaaatccaccaatcaatgttcaatttcaaacaatcaaaatcgattttcagaattagggttttagtgtttcgattttattaacaagcaatttcaatttcaggatgatcaaattcaatctcaatcaatcaatcaattaatcaatagttttcgaattagggtttagggatttcgaaaatttgatcttagatcaaagggatttgatttgagattcaaaacctttaaggttctgatttgAATTGATCAAgggatcaatctcgatttttagggtttggggatcgaacttatagagcttcgatttactcgctTAGGGATtaatctattatcctatggctttcatcttagagattatattttagggtttcattctttacaatcaaccaaattcgattcattatgttcttagaattcgaaatacctttagtttagttgtttgtagaaaccggaccaccaagaatgaacctcgagcttAGAAACGATCGGGACGTGAGCTGGCTGGGATGCGAGCTGCTTCTATCGGATCGCGAGCGGCTCTGATGCGAACGAGAGCCGTTGCTGTCGGATCGCGAGCTGTCCTTGATGTAGGATGGAGCTGAGTTCGtataggatcaggaacgccttggggctggagctgatcatgtggacacgagctggaacggagtcgcgaacggattagggttcgtcgggttcggattaggtttccaaagcaaatcggcgcgcactgtatctgtgcgtgagggcgcgtcggtggtcagatcgaTAAACGGTTTGCACTGACTGATTTGTCTCGGCCagggcttcgatttgatatcttgatcgttttctgggtcctcacggtttgggagaacggcCTCTTCGAAGTTCCGACGcagattccttttcatttagggttttagcgatTTGGTTTTAGGTTCAAggtgttagaggctatcgtgctgataacgtgttgtaaacttaaggatttagaactgtaagtttctgtatattattagtgaataagtgttccctttatatagagattacaagagagataaatggaaatacaataaTAAGAAAGATTACAAAccataaacataaacgaattaggAAATAGACAAGTTGTAgtcgcctctctctcctctccaagtctcgcggccgcctctctctctagggttggaccGTCTTTttctctaagtgtatggaccggttatggacatccaccaattgatttataactaATTCAACAATTCcgtcattaattttttttaatcctcAATTTAAGGATTTCTTAGTCTTAGGCCGAGATATTAAGGCCCAATATAAAAGGGCCCAATAAAGTTTGGTCTATTATGTTGTTGTCGCAGGAAATTTCTCACTATATAAAGACTCTTTGTACACTAGGGTTTTCTTTCTTAAAGCTTTTAGCCGTCACTGCCTCTCCTATCGTCTCGTCATCCTTGCCTCAAGCTTTCACAAAACAGCAGCCATGGCAGAACAGGTTATTTGATCTTTACACCCTTTCCGTTGCTTCCTGTCTATTTAGTGAATCTCATGCCCATTCTATTGCCCATTTGCAGACTGAGAAGGCTTTTCTCAAGCAACCTAAGGTCTTCCTTAGGTAACATCCGAATCGATTTCACTCTGTGTATAGAATTTTACTGTAGTATATTCAATGATTCGTTGTTTCAGCTCGAAGATATCTGGAAAAGGAAAGCGACCTGGGAAGGGTGGTAACCGATTCTCGAAGAACATCGGTTTGGGCTTCAAGACTCCTCGTGAAGCCATACAAGGTTTGTTTCCTAGCATCCTCTCTTTACCAGGTGGAACTGATAGATCAATGTCCTAAGCTTTAGTGAACAACCAAACCTAATTAGTTAGATTCTCAGGTggttaatgtttttgttttgaacagGAACTTACATTGACAGAAAATGTCCCTTCACCGGAACTGTCTCCATTAGAGGTCGTATCTTAGCTGGTACTTGCCACAGCGCCAAGATGCAGAGGACCATCATCGTAAGAAGGAACTACCTCCACTTTGTCAAGAAGTATCAGAGGTAACATTCTTGTATAGTTTCTTGACTTTTGTATGGATGTTAAGAAAGTGTTAATCCTTTTCTTTGTCAGGTACGAGAAGAGGCACTCGAACATCCCTGCTCATGTCTCACCATGCTTCCGTGTCAAAGAAGGAGACCATGTCATCATCGGCCAATGCAGGTTTGCTTCTGGACCAATAACTATGTTGATTcggatttgtttgtttgtgtgtgaAGTTTGATTTGTTCTTTTATTGTTGGTGATTTTAGGCCATTGTCCAAGACTGTGAGGTTCAATGTGTTGAAGGTGATACCAGCTGGTGCTTCTGCTTTCGCAAAGAAGGCTTTCACTGGAATGTAACAAGGGGgcttttcattttagtttatgtttttggATGCTATTCCTCTTATGGAGAATTTAACATTTGAATTTTCAGatattaatgttttaatgcacCGATTTTGTTTACTTTGCTATACCATTTTCATCCAAATTTGAGATCTcgttttaaatatgtatttatcttTCTTTGTCAGATGAAATCCGGTTAAGCTGATTGGTCCATCCAAATACCGGTTTGATTCTAAGGATGTTGATGACTTTTaggagaaaatatctttattgaAGTCATATTCATATATACACATCAAATTAGAACGTAAATAGAGTATTAAATGTTTTtgacgttttaaaaaattcaacttTATGAAGTGATAGAAGTCTAATTTAAAGTATTTACTCTTTATTCAAGGTCTCAACTTAATATCTTGTTTACTAACTACATAGATACCTGAATCTCTAATAGTATACACATATAGGCTCCAACCACAGGGAAAAGAATCCAAAAGAATGATATGAAATTAATTAGAAGGAAAAATTGTAGAGGAGAAATGTAACAAATTGTTAGTGAATGGTAACCAAAACAAGgaacaaaatttcaaacaataaatattagataattaactctagaaaataataaagaatgtAAGCAAGATTTTTGGTCTACGCTTCATGTTGCCACGTCCATTTCAATCGCCACAATGCATGTATCtcataattataaaacaaaaacttgtgttactaaaagtatatattgtgctttttaagagatataaatgTATCCAagaatttgtattttataagagttaaatatatatcttataaTACTAAAAGAGCTTAACCCTCAAATTCTAAGCTGTCTACGTAGGCAAAAATTTCGTAGCCAATAATAGTGCCATGTCAGCAACAATGCCACGTTAAAAATCGTTGTTCGAACCAGGCTCTTTGCGgcctttaaaattattttgtaacatgTCCTTCCTCTAAACCTAACATTGGCTCATTCTCTGTTTGGAACCTAATACCTGTAAAACGACAATCCTTCATGGTCGTCTTCTCATCCTATGACCACTTCCTTTTGTACAGCTTCCCCTTCAGCTCTTCAACTTATACATTCAACATATTAAACCTCATAAAGCTCAATTATTAACTACAGAAATCCTAACGCCATGAATCGATTGCTATCCCACCACCTCCAAACTATATATATCCCTCATCTATTCTTCCTATCCCTCTTCACCAGTCATGGAAATCAATCGATCAGAGCTACTAATGGAAACCAGAGGACGGAATCAACCAGTGATGCCACCATGACTCTTTTCTTCAGTGACGTTGTTGCTGGCTTGGCTGGAGCTTCTTCTTATTGATGAACAAGTATAACTTCGCATTTCCATGACGACTATTGTACTCCCTAAGATTCAGTTTGCTGATTGAAACTATTCTACTTGCAAACTCAATTAACAATTGACTTTCATATTTACCTGCGGGATCATGCTGCCAATGAGTTTTATCGCAAATTCACTGATAGCCTACAAACTCCAACCGATCTGTTAGTCACAACAGTCAACACAAAACGTATAGGAGGTACGCAATACCTTTTTACTCACTCTGTAACTCATTGTCATCCCCCACGATTTCTCAATTATTAGTTAGTGAAGCAACCTTAGATTTCACTTCTGCATGCCAGTACTTAACTATCGTTGGTAATACCCATGTGTTAACCAAATTTCAAAATACGCATGCAACGTTGCCCtctgtttatgtttttattgacAATGATGTGCCTCCAACCATTGAGTATCTATCTTGGTCTTGTATTCATTACTCATTTTAATTGATAGTTGTGAACTCCATTTGACTCAAAAAATGGTTTAGGTTGGCTCAAAACCAAGACGTTTCTGCTATGGTCAATGCATCTGAGGTGACAGGTCAAGATGCTAACCATTCGTGAGATCTTGCCTTCTTGAAACAGAAACCAGCTCAGGTAATTATGAATTAGTTTCTGTACAAAAACCCATACATACTAAGTACATATAATGCTTAATCTTTCCTAATTGTAGGCAGCCTTTTTAACTGCATAGCCACAATTGATAATGTTGGGCAGAACactaaaatgttataaaattgCATGTAACTATGTAAGTGACTGCCAAACCAAAGTAAACAGAGGGCTGGCCTCATTGAGGTGTCCAAAATGTGGGAACGTGAATGCAACTGAAATTGCAAGGTTAGCTTTCCTGATCCTCACATTTCTTCATCGGTTATCCTTTCATTCTAAGTCGTCTGCTCTTCAATACAGGTATCTTTCTGAAATTTTGGCTTATGACAAAGACGAGAAGGCCATTTTTGTACTACTTGGTGATGTTGGTCCTGAGCTCACGGTGGTCAGCGTTAATTACAAATATTCCGATGTTATTTTTACTATTCTTAATGTTCTTTCCTCATGTTGTTTAGTGTCAGTTTAAAGATGTTAATGCCATGCAAATGGAGACATATGTGCTCATCATGAGATGCCAACACCACAATGTATGCTGGATATAATAGGGAAAACCCACAATTTCAGAGTGAAGATTCAGACTACAAATTCACAGCAATGAGGCAGACCATAACTGTCACCAAGATTATCTCCATTGCTCTCCTGTGCCCTCTACCACAAGCCGTTGAGATACAAATAATGCAGGTGATGATAGTGACCAGTTTCCTGGGGCAAGTGTAGCATATGAGTCTGCCTTAGGTACAAACTGCTCCAGTGGTCCTTCTTGTGCGGCAAGTGC contains these protein-coding regions:
- the LOC106436784 gene encoding 40S ribosomal protein S11-3-like — encoded protein: MAEQTEKAFLKQPKVFLSSKISGKGKRPGKGGNRFSKNIGLGFKTPREAIQGTYIDRKCPFTGTVSIRGRILAGTCHSAKMQRTIIVRRNYLHFVKKYQRYEKRHSNIPAHVSPCFRVKEGDHVIIGQCRPLSKTVRFNVLKVIPAGASAFAKKAFTGM